Proteins from a single region of Schistocerca gregaria isolate iqSchGreg1 chromosome 3, iqSchGreg1.2, whole genome shotgun sequence:
- the LOC126355897 gene encoding adipokinetic prohormone type 3-like — protein MRTRTVCLLAVFVLVAVAASRAQVNFTPWWGKRALGSASSHDCVSSSPEALLSILSAAQAEVQKLVDCHILTSQANS, from the exons ATGAGGACTCGCACAGTGTGCCTGCTGGCGGTTTTCGTGCTCGTGGCTGTGGCGGCATCCCGGGCGCAGGTCAACTTCACGCCGTGGTGGGGCAAAAGGGCCCTTGGCAGCGCCAGCTCCCACGACTGCGTCAGCTCCTCGCCCGAGGCACTCCTCAGCATCTTAAGCGCCGCGCAG GCTGAGGTGCAGAAGCTTGTTGACTGCCATATTCTCACATCACAGGCGAACTCATGA